One Falsibacillus pallidus genomic region harbors:
- the guaA gene encoding glutamine-hydrolyzing GMP synthase: MTGKAELHNQEIIVVLDFGSQYNQLITRRIREFGVYSELHPHTITVEEIKEMNPKGIIFSGGPNSVYGDNAFSCDERIFDLGVPVLGICYGMQLMTKHFGGKVERAKHREYGKATMNIHNQSALFSDLPQEQVVWMSHGDLVVEAPEGFTVDATNPSCPIASMSDEARKLYAVQFHPEVRHSQYGNDILKNFVFGACGCNDEWSMENFIEIEMEKIRQTVGDKKVLCALSGGVDSSVVAVLIHKAIGDQLTCIFVDHGLLRKGEADSVMKTFADGFNMNVIKVDARDRFLSKLEGVSDPEQKRKIIGNEFIYVFDDEAHKLQGIDFLAQGTLYTDIIESGTATAQTIKSHHNVGGLPEDMQFTLIEPLNTLFKDEVRALGSELGIPDEIVWRQPFPGPGLGIRVLGAISEEKLEIVRESDAILREEIKKAGLDRDIWQYFTVLPDIRSVGVMGDARTYDYTIGIRAVTSIDGMTSDWARIPWDVLEKISTRIVNEVDHINRVVYDVTSKPPATIEWE, from the coding sequence ATGACAGGTAAAGCAGAACTACATAACCAGGAAATCATCGTAGTCCTGGATTTTGGAAGCCAGTATAACCAATTGATTACAAGACGCATTCGTGAATTTGGCGTTTACAGCGAACTTCATCCACATACCATTACAGTGGAAGAAATCAAAGAAATGAATCCAAAGGGAATCATTTTCTCCGGCGGGCCAAACAGCGTCTACGGCGACAACGCATTTTCTTGCGACGAACGGATTTTTGATCTTGGCGTGCCAGTCCTTGGCATCTGCTACGGAATGCAGCTGATGACGAAGCATTTCGGTGGAAAAGTAGAAAGAGCGAAACACCGTGAATACGGGAAAGCTACGATGAACATTCATAACCAATCAGCTCTTTTCAGCGACCTTCCGCAGGAGCAGGTTGTGTGGATGAGCCATGGCGACCTTGTTGTGGAAGCACCAGAAGGCTTCACAGTGGATGCAACCAACCCATCCTGTCCGATTGCTTCCATGAGCGATGAAGCAAGAAAGCTTTATGCCGTTCAATTCCATCCGGAAGTTCGCCATTCCCAATATGGGAACGATATTCTGAAGAATTTCGTCTTCGGCGCATGTGGATGCAATGATGAGTGGTCAATGGAAAACTTCATCGAGATCGAAATGGAAAAAATCCGCCAAACGGTCGGAGATAAAAAAGTTCTTTGTGCATTGAGCGGCGGGGTAGATTCCTCTGTTGTCGCAGTGCTGATCCATAAGGCAATCGGCGACCAATTGACATGTATCTTTGTCGACCACGGTTTGCTTCGCAAAGGGGAAGCGGACAGCGTCATGAAAACTTTCGCTGACGGCTTCAATATGAACGTCATCAAAGTGGATGCAAGGGACCGCTTCTTATCTAAATTAGAAGGCGTATCCGATCCGGAGCAGAAGCGAAAAATCATCGGAAACGAATTCATATATGTATTTGATGATGAAGCACATAAACTCCAAGGAATCGACTTCCTTGCTCAAGGGACTCTTTACACAGATATCATCGAGAGCGGTACGGCTACTGCACAGACAATCAAGTCCCACCATAACGTAGGCGGTCTGCCGGAAGATATGCAATTCACGTTGATTGAACCGTTGAATACTCTTTTCAAAGATGAAGTGCGCGCTCTTGGATCCGAATTGGGCATTCCGGATGAAATCGTTTGGAGACAGCCTTTCCCAGGTCCTGGACTTGGCATCCGTGTATTGGGGGCAATTTCTGAAGAAAAACTGGAAATCGTCCGCGAATCCGATGCGATTCTCCGCGAAGAAATCAAAAAAGCGGGACTTGACCGCGACATCTGGCAGTATTTCACTGTCCTTCCTGATATCCGAAGCGTCGGTGTCATGGGGGATGCTAGAACATATGACTACACAATCGGCATCCGTGCCGTTACATCCATTGATGGAATGACTTCCGACTGGGCAAGGATCCCTTGGGATGTGCTGGAGAAAATCTCTACACGCATTGTCAACGAGGTCGATCATATCAACCGTGTCGTCTACGATGTAACGAGCAAGCCGCCTGCAACAATCGAATGGGAATAA
- a CDS encoding NCS2 family permease, with amino-acid sequence MKKYFQFEELGTNYRREILGGLTTFLSMAYILAVNPLTLSLSSVKDLPDAMRMDYGAVFVATALAAAIGSIIMGLLARYPIALAPGMGLNAFFAYTVMLTYHIPWQTALSGVLCSGIIFILLTLSGVREKIINAIPAELKFAVGAGIGLFITFIGFQNAGIIVNNDAVLVGIGDLTAGHTLLAIFGLIITVILMTRGVKGGVFFGMVITAIVGMFAGLIEVPHQVVSSVPSIKPTFGVAIDNFIHHPDKVFNIQMIVVILTFLFVDFFDTAGTLVAVSNQAGLMKDNVLPRAGRGLLADSTATVVGAILGTSTTTAYIESSAGVAAGARTGFASLVTAALFILSLFFFPLLSVITASVTAPALIIVGVLMVSSLSEIDWKRFEVAVPAFLTIIAMPLTYSIATGIACGFIFYPITMIVKGRAKEINPIMYFLFVIFVLYFIFLAP; translated from the coding sequence ATGAAAAAGTATTTTCAGTTTGAAGAACTGGGTACGAATTACCGCCGTGAAATCCTTGGTGGATTGACTACCTTTTTATCCATGGCTTATATTTTGGCCGTCAACCCGCTGACACTTTCCTTGTCTTCGGTTAAAGATCTGCCGGATGCAATGCGTATGGACTACGGTGCGGTATTCGTTGCGACAGCACTTGCAGCAGCAATCGGGTCGATTATCATGGGGCTGCTTGCGAGGTACCCGATAGCCCTTGCGCCGGGTATGGGATTGAATGCTTTTTTTGCTTATACCGTTATGCTGACTTATCACATCCCTTGGCAAACTGCTTTATCAGGTGTTTTATGTTCAGGTATTATATTCATTCTTTTAACCTTATCAGGGGTACGTGAAAAAATTATCAATGCCATTCCGGCAGAATTGAAATTTGCTGTTGGAGCAGGGATCGGATTATTCATTACATTCATCGGTTTCCAAAATGCAGGAATCATCGTCAATAATGACGCAGTTCTTGTAGGAATCGGGGATTTAACTGCAGGACATACGCTGCTTGCCATCTTTGGATTGATCATCACGGTCATCCTTATGACAAGAGGCGTCAAAGGCGGAGTATTCTTCGGGATGGTCATCACAGCCATCGTTGGAATGTTCGCAGGTTTGATTGAAGTACCGCATCAAGTGGTTTCATCGGTTCCAAGCATCAAGCCGACATTCGGTGTTGCAATCGACAACTTCATCCATCATCCGGATAAAGTGTTCAACATCCAGATGATTGTCGTCATCTTGACTTTCTTATTCGTCGATTTCTTCGATACAGCAGGTACACTTGTTGCAGTATCCAACCAAGCAGGGTTAATGAAGGATAACGTCCTTCCACGTGCTGGCCGCGGGTTATTGGCAGATTCCACTGCCACTGTAGTAGGTGCCATCCTGGGTACATCTACGACTACTGCTTACATCGAATCATCAGCAGGTGTAGCAGCCGGAGCAAGAACAGGATTTGCTTCACTGGTAACTGCAGCATTGTTCATTTTATCTTTATTCTTCTTCCCGCTGTTGTCTGTCATCACAGCATCAGTTACTGCCCCGGCTTTAATTATTGTAGGGGTGCTCATGGTTTCTAGTCTTTCTGAAATAGACTGGAAACGATTTGAAGTTGCTGTTCCGGCATTCTTGACCATCATTGCAATGCCATTGACTTACTCAATCGCAACAGGGATTGCCTGTGGATTCATTTTCTATCCAATCACAATGATCGTAAAAGGAAGAGCGAAAGAAATTAACCCAATCATGTATTTCTTGTTTGTTATCTTTGTTCTTTACTTCATTTTCCTTGCACCTTAA
- the glcT gene encoding glucose PTS transporter transcription antiterminator GlcT: protein MAEYIVARVLNNNVLIAQFAEEKDEVVLIGKGIGFNRKKGDSIDESSVEKTFVLKGEKEKEQYKKLLPFIDEDMLGIIISSIELIRERTNTFLNEHIHVALTDHIMFAITRLMRGMSIRNPFLIETRALYPFEYEVAREVVELINETANVNLPEGEIGFIALHIHSAMVNKDLSEINQHSQLIGSLIQTIEEQFKIELNKESVDYMRLVRHLRYTIERVLTGEIVEEPKKIASLLKEEYPLCYNLSWKLVKMMQQTLKKPVYDAEAVYLTMHLQRIQDKIK from the coding sequence ATGGCTGAATATATTGTCGCAAGAGTATTGAATAATAATGTGCTCATAGCACAGTTTGCCGAGGAAAAGGATGAGGTTGTCCTAATCGGCAAAGGGATTGGGTTCAATCGAAAAAAAGGAGATTCCATTGATGAATCTTCGGTCGAAAAAACCTTTGTCCTGAAGGGTGAAAAAGAAAAAGAACAATATAAAAAGCTACTCCCATTCATTGACGAAGACATGCTTGGCATCATCATTTCCTCTATTGAATTGATCAGGGAAAGAACAAACACTTTCCTCAATGAACATATCCACGTGGCTTTGACGGACCATATCATGTTTGCCATTACCAGGCTTATGAGAGGGATGTCCATCAGAAATCCATTCCTTATCGAAACAAGGGCCTTATATCCATTTGAATATGAGGTGGCGCGGGAAGTGGTTGAGCTGATCAATGAAACAGCCAATGTGAATCTTCCGGAAGGGGAGATCGGTTTCATCGCCCTTCATATCCACAGTGCCATGGTCAACAAAGATTTATCCGAGATCAATCAGCACTCACAGCTGATCGGAAGCTTGATTCAAACTATCGAAGAACAATTCAAGATCGAATTGAATAAGGAAAGCGTCGACTACATGAGGCTTGTCCGACATCTTCGCTATACAATCGAGCGCGTATTGACCGGGGAAATAGTGGAAGAACCAAAAAAAATAGCTTCCTTATTGAAAGAAGAGTACCCTTTGTGCTACAATCTCTCATGGAAGCTGGTCAAAATGATGCAGCAAACGTTAAAAAAACCTGTATATGATGCTGAGGCGGTATATCTGACCATGCATCTTCAGAGGATACAGGACAAAATCAAATAG